GCCATCGCCCCTGGTGATGAAATTGCAAATTGCCGGTGTCGTGTTTGTGCCGATGCTGCTGCTGGGGCTTTGGCTCAACAGCAAGGGTTTTTGGTAAAAAAATTTCCCTAGCGGTGGGGCAGCCCTAGCGGTGGGGCAGCAGGTGATGCACCGCGTGGATCACCACGCCCCAGATCAGGAGGTCGGGGTCTTCTCCCTGCAGGGCAATCGGCGCGGTGTGGCCATCGGCGGCCTCCAGCCGCCAGCGGGAGGTGCCACCCTCCAGCCGACGCAACAAAAATTCCCCCTGGTGCACCGCCACCACGGTGGATCCAGCCACGGGCACCACGCTGCGGTCAATCACCAGCAGGTCGCCATGGTGAATCCCCTCCGCCCGCATCGCCTCCCCATCCACCCGCATGAAAAAGGTGGAGCTGGGGTGCGGCATCAGCGCCACATTCAGATCGATCGAGCCGTCCACATAGTCGGCCGCCGGGCTGGGAAATCCCGCCGACACCGTCTCCGTGGCCAGGGGCAAGAGCAGCTCCTCCAGCTCCTCCAGCGGCGGCCCCAGGAGCACCAGGTCAGCAGAGATCACGCCATGCACGCCCACACATCGGCCAGCATAGTTCGGGCGTACTAGTCGCCGCAGCCCTGCCGAAGCACCTGGTCGCGCAGGTCCTGCAGGCCCGGGGATTGGGGCGCTGCCGGGGCGAAGAGCAGGGTCCAGGCCAGGGGCACATCGCCCCGGTCGAGGGCCGTATCCACCGCCTTCAGCCACGCTGCAGGCCGCTGGGCCAGGGAGCGCATCAAGGCATGGGTGCTGGCCATCCGCTGGGCGGAAGCGCCAATTAATTGCACATGGGCGAAGCTGTCTGCCGCCGCCCGCAGGGGGCGCAGCCGCACCAACACCACCTCCCCGGGGGCAAGGGGGGCGATCGGCCAGGCAATCGGACCAGTAATCGGCTGGCTTGACGTGCCGAATTTCTGCCAGGCCAGCCGGCCATTGCGCTCCAGCCGCAACTCCAGCAATGGTTCGGTCACCAGCAGCTGGGGCCGGGGCGTGGGCACAACGCCAAGGGCGTCCCCCTGCTGCACCGGCTCGACCCGCGGCGCCACCACACATACGGCCACCGGCTCAGCTTCACGACCGGTGGCTTGCCAGGGCTGGGGATAGGGCGACAGTGCCGCCAGCCATAGGGCAATTAGCAACATGCGCCGGCGTCAGCAGCAGCCCCAGCCCCAGCAGCTGTCGAATCAAAGGGCATGCTGCCGCCGCAACCGGGAAACAGGCCGAAATGGCGCGAGGCATCGCCAATGAAACTGAAGTGGGGTGCCAAACGGCTCTCCTGGAGCATGCGGAAGGTGTTGCCGCAGACCGGGAACACCCGGTCTGCATCGATCAGATGGTGCTTGTCGAAGGCCAGCTGGTGGGGCTGGTCGGGCAGGCTGCCCCGGTAGATCACCGCCTGGCCGTGGTCTTCACAGGCATCCTCCAGCCCTTCAATTCGAAACAGCCTGTAGGTGGCTGAAAAAAAGTTCAACAGGCCGGTCTTGGCCTGCAGCTCGGGATCGTTGATCGCCAGGGGACGATCGGCAACTAGCCGCGGATCAGGGAAGCCGGCCTGGCGGGCCAAGCGCAGGAAATCGTTCCAGTAGAGGGCGCCACTGAGGCACTCGCCGTAGAGCACAGGATCCTGCTGAAGGGGCCCAGGTACGCGGCGGTCGGCATAGACGTCGGCGAAATAAAACTCCCCGCCGGGCTTGAGCAGCCGGCGCACCCCGGCCAACACCGCCAATTTGTCGGTGGAGAGATTCACCACGCAGTTGGAGATCACCACATCGAAGCTTTCGGGCTCCAGATCCAGCTGCTCAAGCTGCTCAATCCGACCTTCCAGAAAGCGCATGTTGGCGAAGCCAAACTGGCCGGCGTGGAAATCCTGGTGGGTCCGGGCGATCGCCAACTGCTCCGGGGTCATGTCGACCCCCACCACCTCGCCGCTGGGGCCCACCAACTGGGCCAGCAGGTAGACATCACGGCCACTGCCGCAGCCCAGATCCAGCACCCGACAGCCCTCCAACAGGGGCGGGGCCACCAGGCCGCAGCCGTAGTAGCGGGAGAGCACCTCCGGATGGATCTGGGCCAGCAGGGGCTTGAGGGCAGCGGGCACGCTGGTGGCATCGCAGCAGGCGCTGGTGCGCAAGTCAGCGGTGCCCTTCAAGGTGGAGCCGTAGTACTCCTGAACAGCGCTCTGCATCCGCGACACGGCAACGAGAAAGACCCAACCCAGTCTGAAGCTTCTAGGCGCCAATACAACGCGGCTAAACCGTGAGTGCTCCACCACAACTGGAACCACTGCCGGCGGTGCAGCCAAAGCAATGGTCAGCCACCGCAATCGCATCCCCGCTGGGGTCCCGGGCCAGGAGGTCGCGCAGGTGTTGCACCTGGCCGAGCATGCCAAGGGCCAGCTGCTGGTTGAAATCACAGTCAAAAAGCCGGCCCTGCCAATCGACGCTGATCAGCTGACGACACATCACGGAGCCAAGGTTTTCAGGCCGATGGCTCCGGTGCAGCAATTGGCGGTAGGCCTCCAGCTGGCCGGCCTGATCTAAAACCGCAGCAAAGCGCTGGATTGGCATGTTTGCCAGGGCGAAGAGCTGGTTGAAGACCAGGCCGTAGCGCTCGGCCAGCACCCGCCGGTAGTCGGCCTCCAGGGTCGCCTGGTCCGGGGGAAGGGTTGGCCCCTGGGGATTGAAGACCAGGTGGAGCTCCAGCCCCGAGCCATCGCGGCCAAAGCCGAGGGCATTGAGCTCCTGCAAGCCGGTAATGCTGCGCCCAAACACGCCCTGGCCCCGTTGGCGATCGACGTTGTCCTCCAGGTAGCAGGGAAGGGAGGCCACCACGGTGACGCCCTGCTCAGCCAGAAATACCGCCAAATCCTCCTGGCCTGGCTCGCTGAGGATCGTCAGGTTGCAGCGATCGATCACGGCCACCCCCATCGAACGCACCCCGGCCACCAACTCCCGGAACTGGGGATGGAGCTCCGGGGCCCCACCGGTGAGATCAAGGCTGGTGATGCCTCGCGCCGCCAGCACCTGGGGGATCAGGGCCAGGGTGGCCGGATCCATCATTTCGGTGCGGGTGGGGCCCGCATTCACATGGCAGTGGCTGCAGGCCTGGTTGCAGCGATAGCCCAGGTTCACCTGCAGGGTGGTTAGGGAATCACGGCCCAGGGCCGGGAAGGGCGCAGTCAAGATTTCGGGAGAGGGGGCGGTGGGGGAAAGTGGGTGAAGTACTGCAGCGGCCCGCGATGCCCCCGCATCCCAGCGGTTATCTAACCCTGGCCTGGCTTGGCCTGATCGGCAACGGTCTGACCATTCCCCTGGCGGTTGCCTTGATTCTGCTTGATCCCACCTGGCGGACCGCCAATATCGCCGTGGGAGCAGGGGCCGTGCTGCCGATCGCCGCCCTAGGCCTGGTGGCCAGCATTGCCCTATTGAAGTGGCGCCCCTGGGGCCAAATCCTGGCAATTGTGGCCCTATCCCTCGATTTAGCTGTGGGCGTGCCCTACGGAATTGTGCGCATGGTCCTGCTGCATCAAGACCGGGGCCCCACGGCCGTGCTCTCGGCCCTGCTCTGGGGCGCCAGCGCCGCGGCCCTGATCTATTGGTGCCGGCCCAGCATCAGGCGCTACCTCAGCTGAGTCCCACCTTGAAAGTTGTCGTGGAGAGCACAGCCAAGCCGATTAGGCCACGGCCATCATTGGGTTTCGGTGTAGCCATATGAGCCATGCCCCAAGCCGCGAATCTCCCCGGCCTAAGCCGCCAAACGGCAACCAGGTTTTACCGCCTGGTCGACGCCAGTGGCTCCCCCCATCCGGTGCTCGACGACCTCTACGAATCCCTGGATGCGGCCTGGGCAGAGGCCCTGCTGTGGTGGCAACAGGAATTTGGCCTGCAGAAAGGCTGCATCGATATTGGGGTGGAAGTGAGCACGGCCAGCGGCAGCTGGCGCACCCTGCGCCATCCCGGCGGCTCGCCAGCTGGTTAGCGGCCCTACTTCTGACCGGCTTCTTCGTCTGCCTGTTCAGCCCCCCTGCCCTAGCCCTTGAGATCCAGGCCCTGCCCCAGGCAGCCGTCAGTTGCGCCCCAATCTCAGCCGGCCAGCTAGATGCCTGGTTTGAAAATTGGAACCAGGCCCTGCACAGCGGCGATGGGGCGGCCGTGGCCCAGCTCTACGGCCAAGATGCCCTATTGCTGCCGACCCTATCGGCCCAAAACCGGGCCAATCCGGAGGGAATCGGCGCCTATTTCGACCAGTTCCTCAAACGCCATCCGGATGCCACGGTTACCAGCCACAGCGTTTTGCTCGGCTGCAACCAGGCCGTGGATGCGGGCAGCTATCGCTTCGAGCTGCACAACCCCGAGGAAACGGTGGAGGCCCGCTTCACCTTTGTCTACGGATTTGATGGGCAGAATTGGCGCATAGAGCACCACCACTCCTCATTACTGCCGAGCTGACTAATTACCCAGCTAGCTGACCTTGACGCCCTTCCAGAAGGCCACTCGGCCCTTGATCTCCTTTGCCGCCTCCTTGGGATCGGCGTAGTACCAGGCCGCATTGGCATTCACCTCGCCACCTGCCACCACGTCGTAGTAGTTGGCAGTGCCCTTCCAGCCACAGACCGAGGTGTGATCCGAGGGGCGCAGGCAGGCAGGTTCAATTGAATCCAAGGGGAAATAGGCGTTGCCGTCGACGCTGACGATGTCGTCGCTGGTGGCAATCACCTGGCCATTCCACTGGGCTTGCATGCTGGGAAAAGGTTCTAGGGCTCTAAAACCAGGCTATCGAGCCGCCAACACCGGTGGGGCCATCAGGGGCGGCAGATGGGGGGTGGGATCTAGGGCCCTCAGCACCGGGCCCCGATGACGCAATTCAAAGTGCAAATGGGGCCCACTGGCGGAGCCAGTCATGCCGACGGCACCCAACCCTTCGCCCTGCTCCAGCCAATCGCCGGGCCGCACCGATGCCTGCTGGAGGTGTGCATAGAGGGTTTGCACCCCCTGGCCATGGTCGAGCA
This genomic interval from Cyanobium sp. WAJ14-Wanaka contains the following:
- a CDS encoding translesion error-prone DNA polymerase V autoproteolytic subunit; the encoded protein is MISADLVLLGPPLEELEELLLPLATETVSAGFPSPAADYVDGSIDLNVALMPHPSSTFFMRVDGEAMRAEGIHHGDLLVIDRSVVPVAGSTVVAVHQGEFLLRRLEGGTSRWRLEAADGHTAPIALQGEDPDLLIWGVVIHAVHHLLPHR
- a CDS encoding DUF427 domain-containing protein: MQAQWNGQVIATSDDIVSVDGNAYFPLDSIEPACLRPSDHTSVCGWKGTANYYDVVAGGEVNANAAWYYADPKEAAKEIKGRVAFWKGVKVS
- the arsS gene encoding arsenosugar biosynthesis radical SAM (seleno)protein ArsS (Some members of this family are selenoproteins.); translated protein: MLTAPFPALGRDSLTTLQVNLGYRCNQACSHCHVNAGPTRTEMMDPATLALIPQVLAARGITSLDLTGGAPELHPQFRELVAGVRSMGVAVIDRCNLTILSEPGQEDLAVFLAEQGVTVVASLPCYLEDNVDRQRGQGVFGRSITGLQELNALGFGRDGSGLELHLVFNPQGPTLPPDQATLEADYRRVLAERYGLVFNQLFALANMPIQRFAAVLDQAGQLEAYRQLLHRSHRPENLGSVMCRQLISVDWQGRLFDCDFNQQLALGMLGQVQHLRDLLARDPSGDAIAVADHCFGCTAGSGSSCGGALTV
- a CDS encoding SgcJ/EcaC family oxidoreductase, with the protein product MATGIWPAERLHRYWGGSEHGQRQLAHPAPSRRLASWLAALLLTGFFVCLFSPPALALEIQALPQAAVSCAPISAGQLDAWFENWNQALHSGDGAAVAQLYGQDALLLPTLSAQNRANPEGIGAYFDQFLKRHPDATVTSHSVLLGCNQAVDAGSYRFELHNPEETVEARFTFVYGFDGQNWRIEHHHSSLLPS
- a CDS encoding Hepatitis C virus core protein; amino-acid sequence: MPPHPSGYLTLAWLGLIGNGLTIPLAVALILLDPTWRTANIAVGAGAVLPIAALGLVASIALLKWRPWGQILAIVALSLDLAVGVPYGIVRMVLLHQDRGPTAVLSALLWGASAAALIYWCRPSIRRYLS
- a CDS encoding methyltransferase domain-containing protein, with the protein product MQSAVQEYYGSTLKGTADLRTSACCDATSVPAALKPLLAQIHPEVLSRYYGCGLVAPPLLEGCRVLDLGCGSGRDVYLLAQLVGPSGEVVGVDMTPEQLAIARTHQDFHAGQFGFANMRFLEGRIEQLEQLDLEPESFDVVISNCVVNLSTDKLAVLAGVRRLLKPGGEFYFADVYADRRVPGPLQQDPVLYGECLSGALYWNDFLRLARQAGFPDPRLVADRPLAINDPELQAKTGLLNFFSATYRLFRIEGLEDACEDHGQAVIYRGSLPDQPHQLAFDKHHLIDADRVFPVCGNTFRMLQESRLAPHFSFIGDASRHFGLFPGCGGSMPFDSTAAGAGAAADAGACC